From a single Falco peregrinus isolate bFalPer1 chromosome 10, bFalPer1.pri, whole genome shotgun sequence genomic region:
- the DIPK1A gene encoding divergent protein kinase domain 1A isoform X2: MPLKVRFSYMRMKYLFISWLVVFIGSWVTYVQYSTYTELCRGHDCRKIICDKYKTGIIDGSACSSLCAKETLYFGKCLSTKPNSQMYLGIWGNLQGVIKCHMEEAARLDFGTDPEPRKEIVLFDKPTRGTTVEKFKEMVYSLFKAKLGEQGNLSELVNLILSFADGNKDGRVSLPEAKSAWALLQLDEFLLMVMLQDKEHTPKLLGFCGNLYVTERVEYTSLYGINLPWIIELFIPSGFRRSMDQWFTPSWPRKAKIAIGLLEFVEDIFHGPYGNFLMCDTSAKNLGYNDKYDLKMMDMRKIVPEMHLKEMIKDRQCESDLDCIYGADCRTLCDQNKMRCTTEVIQPNLAKACQLLKDYLLRGAPSDIHEELEKQLYLCIALKVTANQMEMEHSLILNNLKTLLWKKISHTNDS, from the exons ATGCCACTGAAG GTACGTTTCTCATATATGCGGATGAAGTATCTCTTCATCTCTTGGTTAGTAGTATTTATTGGCAGCTGGGTTACCTATGTTCAGTATTCCACCTACACAGAACTATGCAGAGGACATGACTGTAGGAAAATAATA TGTGATAAATACAAGACTGGAATTATTGATGGGTCAGCATGTAGCAGTCTTTGTGCTAAGGAAACattgtattttggaaaatgtttgtCAACAAAGCCCAACAGCCAG ATGTATTTAGGAATCTGGGGAAATCTGCAAGGTGTTATAAAATGCCATATGGAAGAAGCTGCTAGACTGGATTTTGGTACTGACCCAGAACCAAGGAAGGAAATAGTCCTGTTTGATAAACCAACAAGAGGAACCACTGTTGAGAAATTCAAAGAAATGGTATATAGTCTTTTCAAA GCAAAATTGGGTGAACAAGGAAATCTTTCAGAACTGGTTAATCTCATCCTATCTTTTGCTGATGGAAACAAAGATGGTAGAGTTTCTTTGCCAGAAGCAAAATCTGCATGGGCACTTCTGCAGCTAGATGAGTTTCTGTTAATGGTGATGTTGCAGGATAAAGAACATACTCCCAAGCTGCTGGGTTTTTGTGGGAATCTCTATGTGACTGAAAGAGTTGAATATACCTCTCTCTATGGAATCAACCTTCCATGGATTATAGAACTTTTCATTCCCTCTGGCTTCAGAAGAAGCATGGACCAATGGTTTACTCCATCATGGccaagaaaggcaaaaatagcTATAGGGCTTTTAGAATTTGTGGAAGATATTTTCCATGGACCTTATGGAAACTTTCTTATGTGTGATACAAGTGCCAAAAATTTGGGATATAATGATAAATATGATTTGAAAATGATGGACATGAGAAAAATTGTGCCAGAAATGCATTTGAAGGAAATGATTAAAGATCGTCAGTGTGAATCAGATTTGGACTGTATTTATGGTGCAGACTGTAGAACTCTGTGTgaccaaaacaaaatgagatGTACCACAGAAGTAATTCAGCCAAATTTGGCAAAAGCCTGTCAGCTGCTTAAAGACTATCTGCTTCGTGGTGCTCCTTCTGATATCCATGAAGAACTAGAAAAACAACTGTACTTGTGTATTGCTCTTAAAGTCACAGCAAATCAGATGGAAATGGAGCATTCTTTAATACTGAATAACTTAAAAACTTTACTGTGGAAGAAAATTTCCCATACAAATGACTCTTAG
- the DIPK1A gene encoding divergent protein kinase domain 1A isoform X1, translated as MARRLFPGAWLRKPHYAQVRFSYMRMKYLFISWLVVFIGSWVTYVQYSTYTELCRGHDCRKIICDKYKTGIIDGSACSSLCAKETLYFGKCLSTKPNSQMYLGIWGNLQGVIKCHMEEAARLDFGTDPEPRKEIVLFDKPTRGTTVEKFKEMVYSLFKAKLGEQGNLSELVNLILSFADGNKDGRVSLPEAKSAWALLQLDEFLLMVMLQDKEHTPKLLGFCGNLYVTERVEYTSLYGINLPWIIELFIPSGFRRSMDQWFTPSWPRKAKIAIGLLEFVEDIFHGPYGNFLMCDTSAKNLGYNDKYDLKMMDMRKIVPEMHLKEMIKDRQCESDLDCIYGADCRTLCDQNKMRCTTEVIQPNLAKACQLLKDYLLRGAPSDIHEELEKQLYLCIALKVTANQMEMEHSLILNNLKTLLWKKISHTNDS; from the exons GTACGTTTCTCATATATGCGGATGAAGTATCTCTTCATCTCTTGGTTAGTAGTATTTATTGGCAGCTGGGTTACCTATGTTCAGTATTCCACCTACACAGAACTATGCAGAGGACATGACTGTAGGAAAATAATA TGTGATAAATACAAGACTGGAATTATTGATGGGTCAGCATGTAGCAGTCTTTGTGCTAAGGAAACattgtattttggaaaatgtttgtCAACAAAGCCCAACAGCCAG ATGTATTTAGGAATCTGGGGAAATCTGCAAGGTGTTATAAAATGCCATATGGAAGAAGCTGCTAGACTGGATTTTGGTACTGACCCAGAACCAAGGAAGGAAATAGTCCTGTTTGATAAACCAACAAGAGGAACCACTGTTGAGAAATTCAAAGAAATGGTATATAGTCTTTTCAAA GCAAAATTGGGTGAACAAGGAAATCTTTCAGAACTGGTTAATCTCATCCTATCTTTTGCTGATGGAAACAAAGATGGTAGAGTTTCTTTGCCAGAAGCAAAATCTGCATGGGCACTTCTGCAGCTAGATGAGTTTCTGTTAATGGTGATGTTGCAGGATAAAGAACATACTCCCAAGCTGCTGGGTTTTTGTGGGAATCTCTATGTGACTGAAAGAGTTGAATATACCTCTCTCTATGGAATCAACCTTCCATGGATTATAGAACTTTTCATTCCCTCTGGCTTCAGAAGAAGCATGGACCAATGGTTTACTCCATCATGGccaagaaaggcaaaaatagcTATAGGGCTTTTAGAATTTGTGGAAGATATTTTCCATGGACCTTATGGAAACTTTCTTATGTGTGATACAAGTGCCAAAAATTTGGGATATAATGATAAATATGATTTGAAAATGATGGACATGAGAAAAATTGTGCCAGAAATGCATTTGAAGGAAATGATTAAAGATCGTCAGTGTGAATCAGATTTGGACTGTATTTATGGTGCAGACTGTAGAACTCTGTGTgaccaaaacaaaatgagatGTACCACAGAAGTAATTCAGCCAAATTTGGCAAAAGCCTGTCAGCTGCTTAAAGACTATCTGCTTCGTGGTGCTCCTTCTGATATCCATGAAGAACTAGAAAAACAACTGTACTTGTGTATTGCTCTTAAAGTCACAGCAAATCAGATGGAAATGGAGCATTCTTTAATACTGAATAACTTAAAAACTTTACTGTGGAAGAAAATTTCCCATACAAATGACTCTTAG